Proteins encoded in a region of the Uloborus diversus isolate 005 chromosome 1, Udiv.v.3.1, whole genome shotgun sequence genome:
- the LOC129234352 gene encoding molybdopterin synthase catalytic subunit-like, translating into MDKVEITDDEIDVNAALKNLSNPECGATVFFLGTTRDNFNGKKVVELHYEAYTPMAKSEMLKILHTMKTEYNVRNVVLIHRLGHVSVCEASVLVAASSAHRKEALEAVSYAIDAIKLKVPIWKKEMYEDGTSNWKENARC; encoded by the coding sequence ATGGACAAAGTGGAAATTACGGATGATGAAATTGATGTCAATGCTGCTCTAAAAAACTTGTCAAATCCAGAGTGTGGTGCCACGGTTTTCTTTTTAGGAACAACCAGAGACAATTTTAACGGCAAAAAAGTAGTAGAACTGCATTATGAAGCATATACTCCCATGGCCAAATccgaaatgctgaaaattttacaCACTATGAAGACGGAATACAACGTCAGGAATGTTGTTCTCATTCATCGCCTTGGGCACGTTTCCGTCTGTGAAGCTAGTGTTCTTGTTGCTGCCAGCTCTGCACACAGGAAAGAAGCGCTAGAAGCAGTTTCATATGCTATTGATGCTATAAAATTGAAAGTTCCAATTTGGAAAAAGGAAATGTATGAGGATGGCACGTCAAATTGGAAAGAAAACGCAAGATGCTAG